The DNA region CTCTACGAtttcctcgacatccttgaTGACTTTCCTAATGTGGcgctcgatgacggcgtttTTCTCGTGAAAGCCGGGGACAGGGGGCagcctctccttctcggctgACTGAAGGTGTCTCAAGCAGAGGCCGATCTGTGCCGTGACGGAGTCGAAGTCGGCCGGTTTCTCGGATTGAGCCTCCCATTGTCTTAGCTCCAACTGTACCATATCGGTCCAAACCCTGTCCAATGTGTCTGCGTTGGCAAAGCTCGTGACGGTGTCGCAATGTTTCTTGAACCTGTCGTCGAGCGACTTATAGACGTTGTATGCCGTCTCAAGCTGCGCGTGGAGTTGGGTCAACAACAGTCTGGTCTCGATGAGCCGTCGCTCACGGAGGCGGATCGCGACCTGAGGGTTGGCGCCGGACGGGGAGCGGCGCGCGATAGCGAGAGTCTTGCTGTCGGTCTGCTTGCCGCGATTAGTCGCATCACGACTCCCCTCACCACCGCCCCCGTCCTCTGTTTGCGTCGGTCcgctgctcttcttctcccgaCGCTTTCGActctcggccggcggctcTTCGCGATCCTCCGACTGGTCCATTAAGGGCGGAACGTCGCGGTTGATGCGAGCCGGGTACGTGGCGGCCCAGACAAGTTCGCCAGGCAGCGCCGCGTAGAGGTCTTCCAAATGGTAAGGCGACCGCGACGAGGATCGCGGGTGATAGGGCCGAGGTGGTCGATCGTAGTACGTGTGGTCGTATTCGTAGTACGGCATGTCTCTCAATATTGACTGAcagctcctccttgatgTTGAAGTATGCTGGATACCTTGTGTGACTCCGTCGGCAGGGGTTGCTAAAGAAGACGATCTTGGACGGCAAGCGCGCGAGGTCTTGAAATACTTATCTTGACGACATTTTCTAGTCTCATGCCTACGGGCGGCCAGGTCGTTCTGGCCAACAAACGGCCCAGGTCTCTATTACCGAATATCCACATTTCTGCCTTGCCTTTGTGTATATCTTGAGAGACCGCTCAATGAGGAGTAACGGGAACTCACTTCCTTTTGAGATACCCAAACATGTGCTGGCTTTCTTCGGCGTACATCAAAGATTTCAAAAGCATCTTACAATAGTCCCTCATATTGCTGTCTCTCACCCTGAGGTTGGATGCGGGCAGGCTGTTGCGTCAACAAAGCTGGGATTTCCTATGCAATATGCGGCTGTCGTCTTCCTGTGCCAAAGCAAGCAAGCATTTACTAGGAGATGGTAACAACATCGATTTTTGCGGCAAAGGGACCACTATCACAGGAATGCTTGCTACCCATTGCCATAACCAATGCCGCAAGAAAATGCCATCATGACGCTTACAATAGAGATTTCCCCAGGAGCTCTTGGCCAGATAGTGTACCAAAGTTCATGTGATATATTGACCTTGACGTGTTTGATCATCAAAGATGTTCAATTTCACCCATGTGGTTGGTCGGCGATCGATCGGTGCAAGGTTCCATACAGAGTACTTAAGTAGCATCTGGCCTGGCTCTAACTCGGCCCCGAGCcccaacaccgccgccactACCAAGCCCCGACCCCCGGGAAAGGCTAACAaacggcggcgggctgggaACCGAGCGTGTCTTGGCACGACCCCactccttcccccccttttcccactTCTGTAGCTGGTTACTTCCCACACAGGCCGAGTATTGGTGCTGACGACACCGCTGGACGTAATTGGTGATTCTGTTCCCGGAAGCAAACATCGGATTacatctgcatctgcaccATCCCTCCAACAAACTTGGCCGAGAAAAAATGGGTTCCGTCACGAAGCAAACGAGGACCTTCCCCCCCCACTTCCCGCAGTCGGATGGCAGGAAGACACTTGAAGTTTGATGAATAATGTTTGGGGCGTTCTGTGGCTGACGGCGCAAACACACTACTCCTGCGTCCATCTTACGCGGTGAGGAATGCATCAAACAACATCCTACGATGCTTTTTGTGACCTCTTTCGTCTCGAAGATTGATGGTTCTCCAACTTCTCAAAACCAACAGATcgaaaaggggggaggggtgggggaTTTAGGAAGGTGGGAGCGGACTGTGAAAGAAAGCGCAGTAATAGGAAGCCTCGATAAATGGGGAAACGATCCTTGTCGGTGATCTCTCCGTTTGATGGAACCCGTCTAAATGTTGGCTATCAGGCATTGGAGAAAAACGAAGAGCAAACACACTTTCCACCCACCCTTGCCTATCTATCTAGGTAGGTGAGAAACTCAACAGGTGAAATACACCCATCTGCCTTTAATCTGCCGGTTTACCGTTCATCGTTATTCGGATGCTTACTGTGCCACCCCCCGTTAAAGTGGACCAAGAAACATTACGTTGCTGACAAACTGTCGCCAACAAACTCGCGGGAAAGCAACCCCCCGCCCGATAGTACGACGGCATTGATAACCAAAATTGCGGGGAGCTCTGGTGGGAATCGTTGAAGAAGATTTGACATTGGGCCCAATCTCTTATTGTGGAGCGTATCTACGCCGAAACGGAACGGAACAGAATGGCGGGAAGGCAGAGATATTGCGACGTCACAGTGGGCTCTCTGTCTCCACCCCATCCGCTAAAAGTAAACAAAACATGAAATTATAGAGCAAACTTAtcaggaaagaaaagagggaaaTTACGGAATGGTCTCACATTCCTCCTTTCCATGAATTCTAAGCAACTTACAGATACTCTGTATACAGCTGGGATGCAATGAGGCTGCGCGCACGGGCGTTTGTCCTTCCGGCGGGCCATGGACTCCTGTTGCAGGTTGTGGAGCAAGGGGGAAATGACGTTGGCGCATAAACAAACGCTTTGTTTACTTTGGGCCCAAATCTAGAACGTTCGTTGCAATATGAAAGGCGAGGTTCACTCAACCTAAACCCAGGCCAAGGGAAGTTTTCACTTAGAGCAAGTTAGATAGTCGCGTCAGTCTTCAAGATCAATTTTCACTTCCATTTGTATGTGTCTCTCTGTAGTTGACTACTATCTGGTATCAAAACAAAGGTTTGATAAGgcagaaagaaaaaaacaagcAAACGGTGGACTAGGGAGGAGTATCTCCAAAGGCGGGAAACTCTGGCCCATGTCCATGGTGTTCCAGTTGAGGGTTTTCCCTAAAGTCCATGCAGTCCTATATGCTGGTCGGCGAtgcccatcccatcccttATGATGGATGCCGTCCCggtcacacacacataaaaataaataaaaaggAAAGAGGAAAATCATTTCGCTGTTGCTAATGCTTTCATGCGGCCGTCCTATCCAGGATTCCGGCGAGATGTTCCCAAGAATTAATCGCTTGTGAAAGAAAACCACCAACCCCAGTATCATAATATCTTGCTTTTCGCCATACCCTTCTTGGCCGTAATCGTTGTCGATCCATGGATCTCGTCGAGCAGTTTTGGGCGTCCGTCTTTGGTCACCTTCTAAGCGACTGCAATTGCAGGCGGGCATTCCTTGTATATCTCCGTCTTCATCGTTTTCAGCCGCTCGCGCATCTCGAGGAGATCGTGCATCTTCTCTTGGGGCGGGTTGCGCATGTCGGCGATCTCCCAGTGCAGTGTCTCATACTTTTCATAGAATGCCTTGAAACGAGCGGCCTTGGTGACCAGGTCGGGGCTGAGTCCGCGTTGACGCTTGGGGGCTGGCTTGGTCCGGGCGCTCTCGGTGGAGTCGGACGATTCCATGACTTTGCGCTTCTTGGGCGGCGCTGAGTGTTCAAGCTCCGATGCATTCGTTGGCGGTGACGAAGCCAATGGCGAAGATTTGGCCGGTGACGTGTTCTTGCTCTTGTAAGAGACGCCAGACGAGTTGCGGGATGAAGCAAGAGAGACATCTGCGGGGCGTTGCTTGAGGCTGACGGGTGCCTTGATCGGCGCCTTCGGTTTCGCGCGCTTGGCCAGGGGAGCGCCagagctggagctgctgTCGTCTGCTTCCTCTTCCCGCTCACGCTTAGGTGGCTGTGACTTGGCCGTCTTAACGGCTTCCCGCCGAGGCTGAGGAGACCTGTCCTTAGGTCGCTCAGTCGATCTCTCCACTGGTCGCTCCGCCGGCTTCTCGACCGGCCTGGGCTTTGGCTTGGGTACGGCAATCTTTGGCTTTGGTGCAGGtgcctcggccttcttcttgaggaCAGGCGTGGCTGAAGGTGTGGGTTTAGCCTTGGAAGCCACGATGGTTGCCATGGGCTTGTCCTCTGAAGACTCGGAGTCCGAGTCTGAGTTGGTCACAAACTCTGCAGAAAGAACGCGGCCGTTCTTGCTGGAGGCGGGTGCCCTCTCTTTAGTCTTGCTCGGTGCGGCCTTGGGCGTGATAGCTTTTTTGTTCGTCGACAAAAGGCGCTTGACCTGGGagtcggcggccttcttAGGTTTCGCCGGTAGCgggttcgacgacgaccgtgACATTGTTTCGCCGCCCTTTGTCTTGAGGacatcttcgtcgccgttgtcgcTTGTTGCGTCGCTGACCTTGATCTTGGGTGGCGGTGCAGCCGAAGAAGCTTTGGCAATGTTCGCCTGCAGCTTGCTGAGGATCTTGCCCTTTCCTCGTTCTTCCCTCGGCAGGAGCTTCTGCCACTCAGTCTCCGTTGTTGCCAGCCGCATCTTGTCGAACTGTCGGATCGCGTTGTCGATCGCCTTCTGCCGGGTATCTTGGGTATCATAATCGTATTTCCACACATCCAACTCTCTCCAGTAATTTTTTCGCAACGCCCACATTTGCGTGTCCGGCTCGAACTGAGCCACCTTCTCCAGGGCGGGCCTGAAGTCTTCCTCTTTGCCCTCCCAGAGGCTTTCCAAATAGTCGTAGGGCCGTTCCTGTACCGCCAGCTCGTGGACGATCATCGACCTCTGCTCCTTGAATTTCTCGACAACCTGTtgagacgacgagaagacggggtttgttgacggcgagctgACGGCTACCAGAGCCGGTGATCCCGATGGAGAGGATTTGCCGCCTCCGTTGCCGTAAGATGCCATACTTGACAGTAGCTTCGACTTGGCCGTCTTCCCCGTGGCCTTCTTGTTGTTCGCCGGTGCTAGCCTATCCATGACCCGCGACCTGTAGCTCATGTTAGTCGTGCCTTGACCAGCCTGTCCCAGTCACCATCTACATACTGCTTCTTCGACGCAGTCGCCGCGGCGATAGAGTTCTGCAGATTCTCTATATCCGAGTCCATGCCGGATGACGAAGTCGAAGGGGCGCCCTTCGCTTTGGCTTGCTCGGCCTTTTTGGGGACATCGGGGCCGGGCAGCTTCTTCCACAGTGAAGAGGTCTGTGGTAATCGCGTAGCTCGTTTCGTTGATTCAAAGGGTTTCGTAAGGAAGAGATCGTGAGAGAAGGGATCGCGAATCGGAGAAAGGGTATGGGAGCTAGATCCGTAGAGCAACATCTTGCGGAACACAAAACTCATTAGCACATTGAGCAAGCAGCTTCCACCTGTTGGCATTGTCGGGCTTCGTTTGGGAAGGCATCAAGGTTGCGGCATGCGTCCGCGACCGGTAGCGGTGCACCGTTTGCCATGCATGCAGCTCCTGGTTCCTTCCCGTCGGCAATACAATAGGATTGTGCCGGCTGGACCGGAATGTCGGCAGAAAGGGGTGTTGGGATCTGCTTACCGGACTGCTCCCCAGGGCCAACTGGAGGTCCTCACCACTCTGAACGCACTTGATCATGTCCTCGAGGACATTGTCGGAGAGGTTGATGGTGAAGGCCTGTGGAGGTACAGGGTTGCCTGAGGCGGCTGAGCTCTCAAGAATGAGGCCGGTTTCCGGGACCTTGAGCGAAGGCATCGTGggtctctctttttctcgGGTCATGCGAAGTGGTTGCGTTGTCGGACGGTCGCACTCGCACCTTGCATGCTCCAGTTCGGCTCGGAAGGTGTAGCAGAAAGGCGGAGAGCGGGAGCAGTGTTGAATTGGATGGTcgagaaaagaaggaaagaggTTGTCGTGTTGGGTGGCTGAGCTGCGTATATTATTCTCGTAGGCGGGTGATGGGGCGCAGGTAGGCAGGACGTCACATTGTCATGGCAAGTCGAGTTGGGGGGGTTTTTGGTTTCGCCAGCAGTGGATGGAAGGGGGGTGATGTACTTGGGGCTGCAGGCTCCCTTTCTCCGACGGAAGAGGATATCTAAAATAAGTAATTCACCACGGTGACATGAGCAGCAGGGAAAGAATGTTGCCTCAAAGGCagtgaggatgaggaggatgaggtgAAGGTGAGGGAAAGATGTCAGGATCAAGAACTGGAGGAAGAGTAGCGGAGATGGAGGGAAGCACAGCCAGGTCCCCCAGCCAAAAAGAGGACGAGCGACGGAACCTACAGAGGGCGAGTGAAAGACGGGAGTGAGTGACTGAGTGAGCCCAGAGCAGGCCGGACCGCAGCAGGGCCACCTACCACAGCCGCCCACTACGAGGTGGGTAAGTACGAAGTAGTGCTGGTACATGCAAAGAGACTTCGAGGGGATGGTAAACCCGGCTGGTTGCCCGCTAGGAAGGCCCCTAAGGACCGCTGAAGCGTGCTGAACCTACTGGAACGGAGGTCAAGGCTCTGCGTTGCCGCATGTAGACGGCGTGTACCCACCCCCATGCGAGACAGGGTGCCACGCCTGGCCAATAACGGGTACTTGGTGTATACTTTGCTGAATTCATCGGCTGAGTTCCCAGAGCGAATGAGGGAGGGgcagggaagggggagacACCGAGTGACTGAGCAGAAGAGGAAGCAGCGGATCCACTCCGTATGCGATCTCATAGCAACCGGCAGCTGTGACTGGCTGAAGAACCAGAGCACggccggggggggaggcagaTGGTCGACACCTGGCCGTCCTTGTGCTGATTCCTCTGATACagagtacctaggtacctcTGACCTTCTTGGCGGATACGACAGGGGTTGTCAGGATGATGCCGGGATCCACGAGATGGGCACGTTTAAGTAAGGCACCAGTCCCCGTCGTCCGCAAGAGAAAGACGAAGACACAGAGTAACCGGAGAAGAGTGAGAGTGTGAAAATGAGGACAATGACGAGTCTGCTTCCAAGTATGCTCAGTCAGCCCAGAGAAGATGACCGCCCCCACAGAGTAAGACGGACGGGCCGGCTGGACGAGGCGTTGCCGAACTGAGTGGTTATTGTGCGAGTTGCATCCGTCGTCAGGGCCAGCCCCATCACGCAGTCGTGACGCCACATGGGGGGACTGAAAGAAAACAAAGGCGAAGACATTGAACGGTGGCCGCGAGACAACACAGTACAGCAAAAGAAGCACCGCAGTCTCAGAGTATCCTCGATAGTGTGGGCAATAGACACATCTTAACCAACCCAGTCGAATGGGCATTTTACCATGGGCAAATTGTACGACAGGCGACCACTATCCGACCGGGGCACATACGGGGACTGCACCCGATAGTGGGTGCTTCCTCACTTCGTTCCATAGAAACTCATAGCCCATTTTTACCTTCACCGTATCACTCCAAGCCTCCCTCTGTCCCCCTTCCATCCTCGCCTCCCGATCACGGGGTCCGGATCCACTTCACAGCATGACATGGTCAGGGAAAAGGATCAGAAGAAACCGTAATAAACAAGGGCGAAACTGTAAAGCACACACTAAGCAGCAGATTGGTAGGGGGTAATGTCAATAATATTAAGAGACAACCGGTCCGTTTCCGCCCGCATCGCGTCGAAATAAAGAAGCAAAAAAGTCGCCGAGCTGATGCCTCATCATTTCAAGGAGGGCAAGTAGTACGGTTGTGTTTTGGGCTCACTTTTCCCTGCACGAAATCTGTCGATCGGATATAGGCATCATCGTCTTGTTTCCACTAGGTGAGCAATGTCACCTGGCTCCTTGTTCTTCGTCTCCCTCGGTCTCCATCGCTTTTGTTTTGTTATGATTCGATATcaaagaaaaaggagagcAGGGCCACTTGCTGGCGGCTTCTCAACGGGGAACGGAAACGGCAGCGGGCAGCATGTGGCAAACCCCATTCATTCTTGTCTTTGTCTCGCCGTTCTCATGAgctgccgtccttctcgaACGACATCATTGATCTATGTTTCCGTTGTGTGGAGGGTAGGAACACAGCACAACTGTTCGCCTTTTGAGAGAATATGGGAAATATTCCGTCGAGCAGGACTGCGCTCTGTACACACGTGGACGAAAGGGGATACCTTGCTGCTTCATTGCTACGAAATATTTGAACGACGGGCAATCCGTCCAAACTTGACACACGGCCGCGAACCTTAATGGGAACTGATGGGGGCACTCTCAAGGGCAAAACCGCTCTTTCCCGGTCCAGCCCAGTCCCAGGTCGACCGCAGCTAGCGGATCTGCCACCCGAACGTGGCCCTCGCTTGTCCGTCTCAACTGGAACATTGTTACAGGTACATGCTCCTTCCCTCGGTCCGCTGCCCACCATGGCCGCCTGCCTTTCCGCCGCCGCATTTGTCTGCAAGGCATTTCAGCCTGGGTATTTGGGGGAACACGAGTACACCTTACATTTGCTGACATTTGAATAATCCGGGTGGGGAAACCACTCATGTATCTTTCTATCGGAGGATGCTGCTTTGATAGAGGTTGGAATGGTGAACCTGTTTGATCCAATCTGTTGGTCCCAATCCTCCCACGCTTGACAGTCCCGCACTTGTATTCGTAGGAACGAGGCTGGTCCACTTGTGCTATCTAGGTACGGCAGTATGGCGCTATCCTCAAGTAAGAGATGGTCTCCTGTCTTGTCCTGGTATCTTGGTATTCTGGAATCGGGCTGTTGTGCTACTATGATGTTCCTCCTCAGCGGGCTGAGTACCGAGCCTGTACCGTAACTGCAGAACGTAGCCTGTCCTACCTAATCCGGCGGAGACAGGTTCCAAAGTATGTGATGAGTGCATTGAACCAGCAGGTAGCGGCTAATATTGCCTGACCTGCCTGACCTCGAACGAAGGCCCGTTTGTTGATGTTGGACgacggtcgtcgtcgactttAATACCTGGGGATAAGCCCGACGGATGCATCGGCCGCAGGAAATACATTTTGACGTCGTGCGGCGTGTGGTTAAGAATCACCATGGCTGCTCAGAAGGCGGTTGAATGAAGCAGGAACGACTACGGTGTGTCGACGAGTCAGGAACGAAACGCAGACGTGGGACTCTGGAGGCTTCTCTGCATCTTTCTCTGCTTTGCTGGCATGGCATGACATGGCGCAAGGCAAAGCAAGACGGGCTGACGACCGTACCGCCAATGGCTAATAGTACTCATGCTGGCGCTCGCTGACCTCACCGGCCCTTGTGTTTCTTGGCTTGCCCTGTTGCGGCCAAAACGTGGCTGGTGACCGATTTATTGCGCGTAACGTTGACTACGTTGCAACTGGTAGGGAGGGGTAGGTGCCCGACGAGGAGACCCCATAGGGCATTCCAACAGGCCGTTTTACACCCACCACATCACCGCCCACGCATTCGTTCAAATTGGTGCACCAACAACATGTGTATCGCAGCTTGTCGCTGCTCGCCGTATATCATCACTGGGTGAATGGGCTCATTGAGGTGTGAGGTACGGGAAGCGAAGCATGGGAAGAGAGACCAACTTGAGTGAGttggacggacggacggacggacggactACAGCTGTGTCCCTTCTTCCGTTGGCCGCGGCCGGGCCTCGGCGCAAGGGCGGAATGCGAGGGCCCATTGTTGGGCGAGGTGAGGGGAACAACCACGCGGTAGCAATCTACGTCGTGAAGGTCGCCTCGCTCTCTTTGAACGGAGCCAAGTATGGACGGACAGCCGTACTTCGTACTGCAGTTGGTGCGGACCTCATGGGGGTCCATATGGAGACAGTCTCGCCTGTGCTATCACTTGATTCCTTGACCCGGTGCTCCATTGCCCAGCAGGTGGATGATGGGTTGCTCCCCGTCTCGAGCGGTGCCTGAGTCACTGACATCACTCGAACAGGTTCGACGGTGAGCGAGAGACATGCACGCGGACATGGTTGATTGATGGACGGCGCCCGAGTTTCGTTGAGTCGAGGATCGGGCAGGCTGAAGGGAGTGTCGGTGCCAAGGAAACCaatgaggaagagaaaagacGGCAAACCCAAAGGTGCATGGGAAAACACCCGAGATGAGAAACGAGACAAACATGAGGCGAACGACAGATTGAAGGGTTGCCGATTCAGTGTTCCTGAATCCAGCCTTCGTTCTCGGCGATGGACTGGCATTGTGGCTGACTGCCCTTCTACCAGCCACACTTTCATCTGCCAACCGCAAGCAATCCGCCCGTCGGTGGTGATTATTCTCgcagtatccgtacctaTTGCCTTTCTGCTCTCTGCGTTCTGTTTACGCTTCCTGCCTTCTTTGCAGTGGGGGGCGGGAAAGTCGCACTTTTGGTGTTGCGCCACGAGGTCATGTACCGCTGCGGTATCTGTACCTGTTGGTGGAGGAGAATAAGGCGGACCCACCTGGGCGCTGGCGCCGGTACGTACTTGACGAACCGCAGTCATTGCTCCTGGCCCTGCCGTAACTCGAGCATCCCTGCATATTCGCGTAGGGCAGCTACGCTCATCGTCTGGCAAGCACATGTGGTCCAGTCAGCTTTTTCTTCCCATGAGACCAAGAGCAGCTGATTTGTTTCCCAGAAATGAAAAAAAGAAATCCccgacaacaacgacgctACAGACAACTCCTCGCTGAGATCgaacaaaaagaaaaagcaaTTCTCTCCGCAATGCGCATCCTTGCTACGCAGGTCCCTGGGCTACCCGCAATCGTCTCTTTACGCTTCCCACAGCGAAAGAAAGAGGAAAACCCCATCTGCCATCTCTCAGCGACTTGCAGGAAACGACTGCTCGGTGAGCCACTCGGGGTTTCGCAGGATTCAACAAGAGAAAGAAATggatccatccatcctcaGGCTCAGTCTCCCTCCGAAATAGCGTCCCCAAGGACGGCAAAAAAAGGGACTTGACACTGTGGGATGGATGGTACCGGAGAATGGATACTTGCTTTGAACTCACGGACCCGCTGGTTCTTCCATTCCCAGGTATTCACTCTCCTCGAAGCCAGTGTCGTGAAGAATTGCTAATGCACGACGCATATGCTGCTGTATTCATAGGCATTACGAGCTCTGCACGCccaccaagaagaccaaCTGAGGAactgacgacgacgcggcgggTGGATTGCAAATCTGTATGTCAAATTGCAACCACGTTTGTGTCCAGGACCAACCATTCCATCGGTTGTGCCGTCGTCAGCTTCAGTGTTAAGTAAGGTGTAATGTGTCATGATGTTTGCAACTGGTCGCACCGACTGCTGGTAACCTCCCCATGCAGACTGCAGACTGATTCTGGCTTGATTTGGATTCTGGGCGACAGATGGCTGTGCGAGATTCGGCTCGAACTTGACCTATCGCTCACGAGTCTCGCTTGTCTGCCAATACAGAGCCGCCCTGGTTGTATTGGTCGGTGCGTCGCACCAACTGAAACACACACTCTTTCAGGCTTTCTCTCCTGACCGTTTTCCCTAGGCGACTGAAGGCAAGATATCTTGGCTTTTGTATCTTGCCTTGCCTACCTCTGCTGTAGGGAGATCCGTTTGGTCGGGTTCGGAGCCTTTTTGCAGCCCTCCATTTCGCTTGAGACAAGAGTGCCCAAGGTAGCTGGGTAATAGTATCGGTTACTACTACCACCCACCATACGAGACGCGAGGTTCTGGCTGCTGCGGCCCGATTGGCCCCCTGGGCGTTTGCGGCACGGGGACAAGGTAAAGAAGGTTGCTCTGAGTAGCAATCGGTCGCGCTACAACCTTCTTCTGTTAGTGATTTGGGAGAAGAACGCAAGGCCAGAGCACCTGTCATGCTCTTGCGTGACCAACTTGACGGATACATTGACTCATTCATGCCATGCCAGGTACCTCACGAATGTCTCGCCGTCATCAGACGTCCGAAGTCCTCTTTAGCCTAGGTATCTAGCTGCCTATGCGTGCGCACAAACAACACTCAGCGCCACGGGGGACGtcttgccttgccttgccttgcaCGTACGTATGGGGACTCGGCAAGTCTCGCCCAGCAACATCTCGTCCTGATGCCGTCATCTGCCGCATTCAACCAAGCTTGTTgtcctgcccgccgccgcccgccatccCGCCGTTGTTCTTTGACTTCTCTGCCCGCCGCCCAATATTGTAAGAGAGCCACCCTCCCCAGAAAACAGGGTTCTCATCCAAGCGGCCAACGTCTGAGACGATGCAAACAATGAGGCTATTGCGAGCCGCGAGCACCCAGCGCCCCGGGCATTCGCCAACACGGACGACATGGCTTTAGCCGGATTATGCGTTATTACTGTTCACTTGTCTGCGCTGTGATCCAAGACAGAGCAACGGACAAATCGACGATCTCCCCCGCCCCAGGAAGAAGCAAGCATCTCGATCACTACACAGACCGTGCTGTGTGGTCCACATCCTGTGGCTCGCGAGTCGCAGCTCACCTAAGCCAATTTTATCAATCAGCCTTCCCGGCGTTCCCGTCACTGGCTCCCAGTCCGCCATCCATCCGCCGAGCCCTTCGTTCCTGGCTGTATTATGTGACTGTAGCTCggtctctctccttctctttctctcgttTCCCCACCCCAATCTCTCTTCCATTGTTCGCGAAAACAGACACAAGACGAGAAGGTGAACCGGCGTCCGAAGGCATCTGGATACCCTAGGCACCGCCACCAGGTTTTGTGCGCGCAACTCGGATCATTTTCGTTGCGCAGGCTCAACAAAGAACCTTAAAACCAACCGCCATGACAAGAGACGTCAGCAACAACCACGAATAACCTTAATTACTTGATGAGTGACACTGTACAGATACCGCTCACGGATCGCAAAATCCGAAGCCTACTTGATACTCCAAGAGGTACTGCAGGCAGGTCTACTCCACCCGCCTCAAGAAGCACTGGGCACCGCCAGAGTTCAGACGCCAGGTGGAACAAAGCGAAGGGAACCCCCATGAACGGAGCATAAACGTCCAATCTCATGTCCTAACAGGCGCCTGCCTTCGGCGTCTCACTCTCCCCGGTCTTAATCTACATGGAGTCAATTGCTGTTTGATGCTGCCGCCTTTATCCGTTGTACGACGCTGCAATGCTCTCCCGTATCCTGTAACAGGAAACCAGAAACAACCCGTGGCGGTTGGCCCACAGTGGGCTATCTCGCCATCACTGGACATGGGTCCTAATTTATTCGGCGGGACGCTTGCGAGCGAAGTGGTAGGCATAGAAATCCCCTACTCGCAGCAACACAAGGATTCCTCGGGCCAGCAGCTCCTGTCAACCCGATCCGACCACCCACAGGATAGCGATAGCCTCGACATGGCCGGAAAGGGCATGTCTTACACAGACCTACCCTCCCAATAACGCTGGAAAGAGCGTCACTTGTACAACTTCTCACACGGAATCACAGGGGTTTGATCGTCCTCTGTTACATCAGGTCGAAGATGGTGGCGATATGCATGGAGGCCATCATTTTACAACATGAGTGGCTCGAAATAGGACCGACCCCGCGCAAAGAAAGAGTGCCTTCAACTTGAAGGTTCGGCTGTGGGGTGAGGAACCAAGCCAATATCCGCTTCCATCGATCAGACTGACCCAGAACATTCAAAAAACATTGGCGGTCAAGACAGCAGGTATACACCATCTCGAACGGGCTGTGAGTAGGTACAAAGGAGATACATGCATCGTTCCCCGACTCATTGCTAACTTGTGCCTTAGATGCGGTAGCACCTTCAATAGACTTGTGCGCTGCAGGTCAATCTCAGCCCCCCGAATCCCAACTGATTCTCGGTCTACGAGAAGATTTCAGAGCTTTATTTCACGTCGAGAAGGACTGTGCTGCTCTGG from Colletotrichum higginsianum IMI 349063 chromosome 4, whole genome shotgun sequence includes:
- a CDS encoding Com1 regulatory protein codes for the protein MTREKERPTMPSLKVPETGLILESSAASGNPVPPQAFTINLSDNVLEDMIKCVQSGEDLQLALGSSPMLLYGSSSHTLSPIRDPFSHDLFLTKPFESTKRATRLPQTSSLWKKLPGPDVPKKAEQAKAKGAPSTSSSGMDSDIENLQNSIAAATASKKQSRVMDRLAPANNKKATGKTAKSKLLSSMASYGNGGGKSSPSGSPALVAVSSPSTNPVFSSSQQVVEKFKEQRSMIVHELAVQERPYDYLESLWEGKEEDFRPALEKVAQFEPDTQMWALRKNYWRELDVWKYDYDTQDTRQKAIDNAIRQFDKMRLATTETEWQKLLPREERGKGKILSKLQANIAKASSAAPPPKIKVSDATSDNGDEDVLKTKGGETMSRSSSNPLPAKPKKAADSQVKRLLSTNKKAITPKAAPSKTKERAPASSKNGRVLSAEFVTNSDSDSESSEDKPMATIVASKAKPTPSATPVLKKKAEAPAPKPKIAVPKPKPRPVEKPAERPVERSTERPKDRSPQPRREAVKTAKSQPPKREREEEADDSSSSSGAPLAKRAKPKAPIKAPVSLKQRPADVSLASSRNSSGVSYKSKNTSPAKSSPLASSPPTNASELEHSAPPKKRKVMESSDSTESARTKPAPKRQRGLSPDLVTKAARFKAFYEKYETLHWEIADMRNPPQEKMHDLLEMRERLKTMKTEIYKECPPAIAVA